The following coding sequences lie in one Rutidosis leptorrhynchoides isolate AG116_Rl617_1_P2 chromosome 6, CSIRO_AGI_Rlap_v1, whole genome shotgun sequence genomic window:
- the LOC139855677 gene encoding uncharacterized protein isoform X2, whose translation MCKILEKRRASSTTFAEEELSEESNIMSKLGFDFSCVPEEESDEYYERLRGLIQKEFDVHWDVNWELLSDVGLEATVDELLTQRYNKPQPNDGTGDDYYDYMDWFELVVIKDAYIFRNFVWSSIPPIF comes from the exons ATGTGTAAG ATATTGGAGAAACGACGAGCCTCGTCCACCACATTTGCGgaggaggagctatctgaagaatcCAACATCATGTCTAAGTTGGGGTTTGACTTCAGTTGTGTACCTGAGGAGGAGTCTGATGAATATTATGAAAGGTTAAGGGGGTTGATACAAAAAGAGTTTGATGTGCACTGGGATGTTAACTGGGAACTTTTGAGTGATGTTGGGTTAGAGGCGACTGTAGATGAATTGTTGACACAACGATACAACAAACCACAACCAAATGATGGAACTGgtgatgattattatgattatatggATTGGTTTGAATTGGTTGTTATTAAGGATGCGTATATTTTTCGGAACTTTGTTTGGAGTTCCATTCCACCTATATTTTAA